Proteins from a genomic interval of Salvelinus alpinus chromosome 7, SLU_Salpinus.1, whole genome shotgun sequence:
- the LOC139581263 gene encoding serine protease 23-like, which translates to MSPHPNSGLAHPSTSVLLLLLLLPLSLSSRALPHQDPVHLPSLVPHVPLPLSRSRFSAETQLDFTTHCNASCYHKGEQERRREHLTEQLAFETLYADGSRTLTTMDVEDEDDYEGTISPAIQPPPIRGWRVTSRHRRQKRQIYGADGRFNIRGDHFLLDYPFSTAVRISTGCTGVLVSQRHVLTAAHCVHDGKDYVKGARKLRVGFLTPPYINGTKPSQAPTKIPLVRWVRVKSTRVPKGWIQGPQEVSMDFDYALLELRWPHRRPFMRLSVAPSSDDLAGKRIHFSGFDSDRPGELVYRFCPVEDESNDLIYQHCDARPGASGSGVYGRVWDTALERWERKVIGIFSGHQWLEIDGENRDYNVAVRFTPMKFAQICYWVHGNRADCIQD; encoded by the coding sequence ATGTCTCCACATCCAAACTCTGGCCTGGCTCATCCCTCCACCTCAGTGCTGCTCCTCttgctcctcctccccctctctctgtcatcccgAGCACTCCCTCACCAAGATCCTGTCCACCTCCCTTCACTGGTGCCCCATGTACCCCTGCCCCTCTCCCGCTCTCGCTTCAGTGCTGAGACTCAATTGGACTTCACCACTCACTGTAACGCCAGCTGCTACCACAAGGGAGAGCAAGAGCGAAGGCGAGAGCACCTGACTGAGCAGCTGGCCTTCGAGACGCTCTATGCGGATGGTTCTCGTACCCTCACCACTATGGATGTGGAGGACGAGGATGATTATGAGGGCACCATCAGTCCTGCCATTCAACCACCACCAATAAGAGGATGGAGAGTTACCAGTAGGCACAGGCGTCAGAAACGACAGATTTACGGGGCTGATGGGCGCTTCAACATCCGCggtgaccacttcctgttggACTACCCGTTCTCCACAGCCGTGAGGATCTCCACCGGCTGCACCGGGGTCCTGGTGTCTCAACGCCACGTTCTGACCGCTGCCCATTGCGTGCATGATGGGAAGGATTACGTCAAGGGAGCCCGTAAGCTGAGGGTGGGCTTCCTGACTCCTCCGTACATCAACGGCACCAAGCCCAGTCAGGCCCCCACCAAGATACCCCTGGTGCGCTGGGTCCGGGTCAAAAGCACTCGTGTCCCCAAAGGCTGGATCCAGGGCCCCCAGGAGGTCAGCATGGACTTTGACTACGCCCTCTTGGAACTGCGCTGGCCCCACCGCCGTCCCTTCATGCGTCTGTCTGTGGCTCCTTCCTCTGATGACCTGGCAGGGAAACGCATCCACTTCTCTGGGTTTGACAGTGACAGGCCTGGGGAGCTGGTCTACCGCTTTTGTCCTGTGGAGGATGAGTCTAACGACCTGATCTACCAGCATTGTGATGCCCGGCCGGGGGCCAGCGGCTCGGGGGTGTACGGCCGTGTGTGGGACACGGCTCTGGAACGCTGGGAGAGGAAAGTCATCGGCATCTTCTCTGGACACCAGTGGCTGGAGATTGACGGGGAGAACCGAGACTATAACGTGGCTGTGAGATTCACCCCGATGAAGTTTGCCCAGATCTGTTACTGGGTGCATGGGAACCGAGCGGACTGTAtccaggactga
- the LOC139581288 gene encoding cofilin-2-like: MASGVTVTDDVITVFNEMKVRKLQANEDEKKKRKKAVLFCLSEDKKHIILEEGQEILTGDVGVTVQDPYLHFVKMLPPDDCRYALYDATYETKETKKEDLVFIFWAPDGAPLKSKMIYASSKDAIKKKFTGIKHEWQVNGLEDIKDRRTLADKLGGSSVVTLEGSPI; the protein is encoded by the exons ATG GCTTCCGGGGTGACAGTGACGGATGACGTTATCACAGTCTTCAACGAGATGAAAGTGCGCAAGTTGCAGGCAAACGAGgatgagaagaagaagaggaagaaggcgGTGCTGTTCTGCCTTAGTGAGGACAAGAAGCACATTatcctggaggagggtcaggagaTCCTGACAGGAGATGTGGGCGTCACTGTCCAGGACCCCTACCTGCACTTTGTCAAGATGCTGCCACCAGATGACTGCCGTTACGCCCTCTATGACGCCACCTATGAGACCAAGGAGAccaagaaagaggacctggtcttCATCTTCTG GGCCCCAGATGGTGCTCCCCTGAAGAGCAAGATGATCTACGCCAGCTCAAAAGATGCCATCAAGAAGAAGTTCACAG GTATCAAACACGAGTGGCAAGTGAACGGTTTGGAAGACATCAAGGACCGACGCACCCTTGCAGACAAGCTCGGAGGCTCATCGGTAGTCACCCTGGAAGGAAGCCCTATATAA
- the LOC139581264 gene encoding atlastin-3-like, with product MGSEPGPVQIVTVCKEDHSFALDTEALRRVLLAPEVRDKHVVVLSVAGAFLKGKSFILDFMLRYMYRKKHGEEWLGQDDEPLTGFKWRGGSEPETTGIQLWSEVFLVEKSDGTEVAVLLMDTQGAFDNQSTVKDCATIFALSTMTSSIQIYNLSQNIQEDDLQQLQLFTEYGRLAMDEIYLKPFQSLMFLIRDWSFPYEYKYGLNGGRQFLDKRLQVKETQHEELQTVREHIHSCFTSINCFLLPHPGLKVATSPAFKGRLSDVAPEFKKELRNLIATLLHPNCLAEKEINGNKVTCRGLLEFFKAYIKIYQGEDLPHPRSMLQATAEANNLAAVAAAKDQYYKNMEKVCGGDLPYVAPASLEEKHHFFLQESLHVFSSTKKMGGQEFCDRYRDQLEAELVELWQSFSKHNESKNVFSAFRTPAVLFVLVCFLYVLSGLLLFIGLATIALICDCVLGLAMVAMLTWSFIRYSGKYRGLGGAIDQTADVILQQATVVLNKSRPVVAEMRKSS from the exons ATGGGGAGTGAGCCAGGCCCAGTCCAGATTGTGACAGTTTGCAAGGAGGATCACTCCTTTGCCTTGGACACAGAGGCTCTGAGAAGGGTTCTGCTGGCACCGGAGGTCCGGGACAAACATGTGGTGGTGCTCTCAGTGGCTGGGGCCTTCCTGAAAGGCAAGAGCTTTATTCTGGACTTCATGCTCCGCTACATGTACAGGAAG AAGCATGGTGAGGAATGGCTGGGCCAGGATGATGAGCCCCTGACTGGGTTCAAATGGAGGGGGGGCTCAGAGCCAGAGACCACCGGCATCCAGCTGTGGAGTGAGGTCTTCCTGGTGGAgaagagcgatggaacagag GTGGCAGTATTACTGATGGACACTCAGGGTGCATTTGATAACCAGTCAACCGTGAAGGATTGTGCCACAATCTTTGCCCTCAGCACCATGACCAGCTCAATACAG ATCTACAACCTCTCACAGAACATTCAGGAAGATGATCTGCAGCAGTTGCAG CTGTTCACAGAGTATGGTCGCCTCGCCATGGATGAAATCTATCTGAAGCCCTTTCAG TCTCTGATGTTCCTAATCAGGGATTGGAGCTTTCCCTATGAGTATAAATATGGGCTAAACGGAGGCAGACAGTTCCTGGATAAACGTCTACAG GTGAAGGAGACCCAGCATGAGGAACTACAGACAGTGAGGGAACACATTCATTCCTGCTTCACCTCCATCAACTGTTTCCTGCTACCACATCCTGGGTTGAAGGTGGCCACCAGCCCCGCTTTCAAAGGCCGGCTTAGTG ATGTGGCTCCCGAGTTTAAAAAGGAGCTACGCAACCTCATCGCCACACTGCTGCACCCCAACTGCCTGGCTGAGAAAGAGATCAACGGCAACAAAGTCACCTGCAGGGGCCTGCTGGAGTTCTTCAAG GCATACATCAAGATCTACCAGGGTGAAGACTTGCCACACCCGAGGTCTATGCTGCAG GCCACAGCAGAGGCCAACAACTTGGCAGCTGTGGCAGCAGCCAAAGACCAGTATTACAAGAACATGGAGAAG GTCTGTGGGGGAGACCTTCCCTATGTGGCTCCTGCCTCTCTGGAGGAGAAGCACCACTTCTTCCTCCAGGAGTCCCTCCATGTCTTCTCCTCCACCAAGAAGATGGGAGGGCAGGAGTTCTGCGACCGCTACCGAGACCAGCTTGAGGCCGAGCTGGTAGAACTGTGGCAGTCTTTCAGCAAGCACAATGAG TCAAAGAATGTCTTCAGTGCATTCCGGACGCCCGCAGTGCTTTTTGTCCTTGTGTGCTTCCTGTACGTGCTGTCAGGGCTGTTGCTCTTCATCGGCCTGGCTACAATTGCTTTGATATGTGACTGTGTCTTGGGCCTGGCCATGGTCGCCATGCTCACCTGGAGCTTCATACGCTATTCGGGAAAATACCGGGGGCTGGGGGGAGCCATCGACCAGACAGCAGACGTCATACTGCAGCAG GCCACTGTGGTATTGAACAAGTCGAGGCCAGTGGTGGCTGAGATGAGAAAATCCAGCTAG
- the LOC139581266 gene encoding forkhead box protein N2-like isoform X3 codes for MESDTHTLPPLPTSLLYPTTLYQSPPFSSLLQTSSTVHVSLPLSPLSISPCPTWLSPTAPVSIHLKTESLSPLLDSLSPPQFLDGQNLHCLNSPTTSDQDDLTCLNWLHQRGNLLPLQPLPKTTPLPQLEPQDPIPTQHHLSSPFKPPYSFSSLIFMAIEYSPDKRLPVKGIYEWILNSFPYYRAAPGGWRNSVRHNLSLSKSFRRIHRDKNQSVGKGSLWCVCPEYRSALLEVLRKTQYYHSTNSNLLNNPALLEGADYGVSMVCDTVAISALTSDNTPLSSNPPCPLTPDHEELVNMEAVEYEEEVGEEMEKDPLSDSGYIEFHYYQYHQYQYLVLPGDTELDLETVEILQLDAEAQEAAGSLLDLAGGGH; via the exons atggagagtgacacTCACACACTGCCACCCCTTCCTACATCTCTTCTTTATCCCACCACTCTCTACCAGTCCCcacctttctcctctcttctgcagACGTCTTCCACTGTCCATGTttcactccctctgtctcctctctcgaTCTCACCATGCCCTACTTGGCTTTCCCCCACAGCCCCAGTTTCCATTCACCTCAAGACtgaatctctctcccctcttttagACTCCCTGTCCCCCCCTCAGTTCCTTGACGGACAAAACTTACACTGCCTCAACTCTCCAACCACATCTGACCAAGATGACTTGACCTGCCTCAACTGGTTACATCAAAGAGGCAATTTGCTTCCCCTGCAGCCCTTGCCCAAAACAACACCACTGCCCCAGCTGGAGCCCCAGGATCCCATACCTACCCAACACCACCTTTCCTCCCCATTCAAGCCCCCTTACTCCTTCAGCAGTCTAATCTTCATGGCGATAGAATACTCGCCAGACAAGAGGCTCCCAGtgaagggtatctatgaatgGATATTGAACAGCTTCCCCTACTACAGAGCAGCACCTGGGGGGTGGAGAAACTCTGTTCGACACAACCTGTCTCTGAGTAAGAGCTTCCGTCGGATTCACAGGGACAAGAACCAG TCGGTGGGGAAGGGCTCACTGTGGTGCGTGTGTCCAGAATATCGATCCGCTCTTCTCGAGGTGCTTAGGAAGACCCAGTATTACCACAGCACTAACAGCAACTTACTAAACAACCCTGCATT GTTGGAGGGAGCTGATTATGGAGTATCTATGGTGTGCGACACTGTGGCGATCTCAG cCTTGACCTCAGAcaacacacctctctcctcaaatCCACCTtgccctctgacccctgaccATGAGGAGCTTGTCAATATGGAGGCAGTGGAATATGAGGAAGAGGTTGGtgaggagatggagaaagacCCCCTGTCAGACAGTGGCTACATAGAGTTCCATTACTACCAGTATCATCAGTACCAGTATCTGGTCCTGCCCGGGGACACTGAACTGGATCTGGAGACTGTAGAGATCCTGCAGCTGGATGCTGAGGCCCAAGAGGCTGCTGGGTCACTTCTGGACCTGGCAGGGGGTGGACATTAG
- the LOC139581266 gene encoding forkhead box protein N2-like isoform X2, whose translation MDIRQYFLLLNNIFCKTRDLPIYPELILCFIDSLSPPQFLDGQNLHCLNSPTTSDQDDLTCLNWLHQRGNLLPLQPLPKTTPLPQLEPQDPIPTQHHLSSPFKPPYSFSSLIFMAIEYSPDKRLPVKGIYEWILNSFPYYRAAPGGWRNSVRHNLSLSKSFRRIHRDKNQSVGKGSLWCVCPEYRSALLEVLRKTQYYHSTNSNLLNNPALLEGADYGVSMVCDTVAISDSLSQTLLLSSPSALTSDNTPLSSNPPCPLTPDHEELVNMEAVEYEEEVGEEMEKDPLSDSGYIEFHYYQYHQYQYLVLPGDTELDLETVEILQLDAEAQEAAGSLLDLAGGGH comes from the exons ATGGATATCAGAcaatattttttacttttgaaTAATATATTTTGCAAAACTCGAGACTTACCGATATACCCTGAACTAATACTTTGCTTTATTG ACTCCCTGTCCCCCCCTCAGTTCCTTGACGGACAAAACTTACACTGCCTCAACTCTCCAACCACATCTGACCAAGATGACTTGACCTGCCTCAACTGGTTACATCAAAGAGGCAATTTGCTTCCCCTGCAGCCCTTGCCCAAAACAACACCACTGCCCCAGCTGGAGCCCCAGGATCCCATACCTACCCAACACCACCTTTCCTCCCCATTCAAGCCCCCTTACTCCTTCAGCAGTCTAATCTTCATGGCGATAGAATACTCGCCAGACAAGAGGCTCCCAGtgaagggtatctatgaatgGATATTGAACAGCTTCCCCTACTACAGAGCAGCACCTGGGGGGTGGAGAAACTCTGTTCGACACAACCTGTCTCTGAGTAAGAGCTTCCGTCGGATTCACAGGGACAAGAACCAG TCGGTGGGGAAGGGCTCACTGTGGTGCGTGTGTCCAGAATATCGATCCGCTCTTCTCGAGGTGCTTAGGAAGACCCAGTATTACCACAGCACTAACAGCAACTTACTAAACAACCCTGCATT GTTGGAGGGAGCTGATTATGGAGTATCTATGGTGTGCGACACTGTGGCGATCTCAG ATTCCCTTTCTCaaacccttctcctctcctccccctcagcCTTGACCTCAGAcaacacacctctctcctcaaatCCACCTtgccctctgacccctgaccATGAGGAGCTTGTCAATATGGAGGCAGTGGAATATGAGGAAGAGGTTGGtgaggagatggagaaagacCCCCTGTCAGACAGTGGCTACATAGAGTTCCATTACTACCAGTATCATCAGTACCAGTATCTGGTCCTGCCCGGGGACACTGAACTGGATCTGGAGACTGTAGAGATCCTGCAGCTGGATGCTGAGGCCCAAGAGGCTGCTGGGTCACTTCTGGACCTGGCAGGGGGTGGACATTAG
- the LOC139581266 gene encoding forkhead box protein N2-like isoform X1, whose amino-acid sequence MESDTHTLPPLPTSLLYPTTLYQSPPFSSLLQTSSTVHVSLPLSPLSISPCPTWLSPTAPVSIHLKTESLSPLLDSLSPPQFLDGQNLHCLNSPTTSDQDDLTCLNWLHQRGNLLPLQPLPKTTPLPQLEPQDPIPTQHHLSSPFKPPYSFSSLIFMAIEYSPDKRLPVKGIYEWILNSFPYYRAAPGGWRNSVRHNLSLSKSFRRIHRDKNQSVGKGSLWCVCPEYRSALLEVLRKTQYYHSTNSNLLNNPALLEGADYGVSMVCDTVAISDSLSQTLLLSSPSALTSDNTPLSSNPPCPLTPDHEELVNMEAVEYEEEVGEEMEKDPLSDSGYIEFHYYQYHQYQYLVLPGDTELDLETVEILQLDAEAQEAAGSLLDLAGGGH is encoded by the exons atggagagtgacacTCACACACTGCCACCCCTTCCTACATCTCTTCTTTATCCCACCACTCTCTACCAGTCCCcacctttctcctctcttctgcagACGTCTTCCACTGTCCATGTttcactccctctgtctcctctctcgaTCTCACCATGCCCTACTTGGCTTTCCCCCACAGCCCCAGTTTCCATTCACCTCAAGACtgaatctctctcccctcttttagACTCCCTGTCCCCCCCTCAGTTCCTTGACGGACAAAACTTACACTGCCTCAACTCTCCAACCACATCTGACCAAGATGACTTGACCTGCCTCAACTGGTTACATCAAAGAGGCAATTTGCTTCCCCTGCAGCCCTTGCCCAAAACAACACCACTGCCCCAGCTGGAGCCCCAGGATCCCATACCTACCCAACACCACCTTTCCTCCCCATTCAAGCCCCCTTACTCCTTCAGCAGTCTAATCTTCATGGCGATAGAATACTCGCCAGACAAGAGGCTCCCAGtgaagggtatctatgaatgGATATTGAACAGCTTCCCCTACTACAGAGCAGCACCTGGGGGGTGGAGAAACTCTGTTCGACACAACCTGTCTCTGAGTAAGAGCTTCCGTCGGATTCACAGGGACAAGAACCAG TCGGTGGGGAAGGGCTCACTGTGGTGCGTGTGTCCAGAATATCGATCCGCTCTTCTCGAGGTGCTTAGGAAGACCCAGTATTACCACAGCACTAACAGCAACTTACTAAACAACCCTGCATT GTTGGAGGGAGCTGATTATGGAGTATCTATGGTGTGCGACACTGTGGCGATCTCAG ATTCCCTTTCTCaaacccttctcctctcctccccctcagcCTTGACCTCAGAcaacacacctctctcctcaaatCCACCTtgccctctgacccctgaccATGAGGAGCTTGTCAATATGGAGGCAGTGGAATATGAGGAAGAGGTTGGtgaggagatggagaaagacCCCCTGTCAGACAGTGGCTACATAGAGTTCCATTACTACCAGTATCATCAGTACCAGTATCTGGTCCTGCCCGGGGACACTGAACTGGATCTGGAGACTGTAGAGATCCTGCAGCTGGATGCTGAGGCCCAAGAGGCTGCTGGGTCACTTCTGGACCTGGCAGGGGGTGGACATTAG
- the LOC139581267 gene encoding protein YIF1A-like, which produces MDLPHHGYRASAKPRARAAPPAGDPLLFDDTSSAAPPMNSQGFYTPGYNMGGAPAGGPGGAGVNNLFADPMASAAMIYGSSLANQGKDIVNKEISRYVSVNKLKYFFAVDSKYVMKKLLLLMFPYTHQDWEVRYHRDTPLTPRHDVNAPDLYIPSMAFITYILLAGMALGIQNRFSPEVLGLCASTALVWVVIEVLVMLLSLYLLTVHSDLSTFDLIAYSGYKYVGMIFTVLGGLLFGSDGYFVALAWSSCALMFFIVRSLKMKILSSLSHDSMGAGASAKPRLRLYITVATAAFQPIIIYWLTSHLVR; this is translated from the exons ATGGACCTTCCACATCATGGCTACCGAGCAAGTG CAAAGCCAAGAGCCCGTGCAGCTCCCCCCGCCGGGGACCCTCTCCTCTTTGACGATACCAGTTCGGCAGCGCCACCAATGAACAGTCAGGGTTTCTACACCCCTGGGTACAACATGGGAGGGGCTCCAGCTGGAGGGCCAGGGGGTGCTGGGGTCAACAACCTGTTTGCTGACCCAATGGCCAGTGCAGCCATGATATATGGCTCTTCCCTGGCCAACCAGGGAAAGGATATTGTCAACAAGGAG ATCAGCAGGTACGTGTCTGTGAACAAGCTGAAGTATTTCTTTGCCGTCGACAGCAAATATGTAATGAAGAAACTTCTGCTCCTCATGTTCCCATACACACACCAG GACTGGGAAGTTCGTTACCACAGAGACACTCCTCTCACACCCAGGCATGACGTGAATGCACCCGACCTTTACATACCTT CAATGGCTTTCATCACCTACATTTTGCTTGCTGGGATGGCCCTTGGCATTCAGAACAG GTTCAGTCCAGAGGTCCTTGGTCTGTGTGCCAGCACTGCTTTGGTGTGGGTCGTTATAGAGGTCTTGGTCATGTTGTTGAGTCTCTACCTTCTCACTGTTCACTCTGACCTATCCACGTTTGACCTCATTGCCTACAGTGGATACAAATATGTGGG GATGATTTTCACAGTGCTGGGTGGTCTGCTGTTTGGCAGTGATGGTTACTTCGTGGCTCTCGCCTGGTCATCGTGTGCTCTTATGTTTTTCATT GTCCGTTCTCTCAAAATGAAGATTCTGTCGTCTCTCTCCCATGACTCCATGGGGGCCGGGGCGAGTGCCAAACCAAGACTCCGCCTGTACATCACCGTGGCCACCGCCGCCTTTCAGCCAATCATTATCTACTGGCTCACCTCACATCTGGTCAGGTGA
- the LOC139581268 gene encoding fos-related antigen 1-like isoform X2: MYRNFGNLGRGGSDSGSTNTGSSAVSQGTSTSTTQQDQFTVAGSSQFVPSLNAITSNQDLQWLVQPSFIGPPGPSRPPRPLYSPAAGMRSFNPSPSQPHLYRPGVIRAVARSGSTTRRRNDEHLSPEELERRRIRRERNKQAAAKCRNRRRELTDTLQIETDELEGKKSCLQKEIAELQKEKEKLELVLEAHRPICKIQDSDSDSDRSSELPSLGGIKIEPELPDLPGSSAKSQSRIEKPKPKITIPVRPVTSSASAVPMESESLHTPILISTPYLTPFTASLVFSYPSGSLDSSSTISSQALPTLSSSSQHGVAQQSRNPQPCSIAHRRSSSSGDQSDHSLNSPTIITL, from the exons ATGTATCGAAACTTTGGGAACTTGGGCCGAGGAGGCAGCGACTCTGGGTCCACCAACACCGGATCGAGTGCTGTATCCCAGGGCACCAGCACCTCAACTACTCAACAAGATCAG TTCACTGTGGCAGGTAGCAGCCAGTTTGTCCCCAGTCTCAATGCCATCACTTCCAACCAAGACCTCCAGTGGTTGGTCCAGCCCTCCTTCATTGGTCCACCTGGCCCCTCGCGGCCTCCACGTCCTCTTTACTCACCTGCAGCAGGAATGAGGTCCTTCAACCCTTCACCTTCCCAACCACACCTCTACAGACCAGGGGTCATAAGGGCAGTGGCAAGATCCGGGAGCACAACCAGACGCAGGAACGATGAACAT TTGTCCCCAGAGGAGTTGGAGAGACGCAGAATAAGGAGGGAGCGGAACAAACAGGCAGCTGCCAAGTGTCGTAACCGTCGACGGGAGCTGACAGACACGCTGCAAATC GAGACAGATGAGTTGGAAGGTAAAAAGTCCTGTCTGCAGAAAGAGATTGCTGAACTACAGAAGGAGAAAGAAAAGCTAGAGTTGGTTCTAGAGGCCCACCGCCCCATTTGCAAGATCCAAGACTCTGACTCGGATTCTGACCGGAGCTCAGAGCTTCCCTCATTGGGAGGTATCAAAATTGAGCCTGAGCTTCCTGACCTACCAGGGAGCTCAGCAAAGAGCCAATCAAGGATAGAGAAGCCCAAACCCAAAATTACTATCCCTGTCCGTCCTGTGACCTCCTCTGCCTCTGCTGTCCCCATGGAATCTGAGTCCCTTCACACCCCAATTCTTATTTCTACTCCATATCTTACTCCTTTCACGGCTAGTCTGGTCTTCAGTTATCCCTCTGGCTCTCTAGACTCCAGTTCCACTATTTCATCCCAGGCTCTACCGACTCTGTCATCTTCCTCTCAACATGGTGTGGCCCAGCAGTCTCGAAACCCCCAGCCTTGTAGTATTGCCCATCGCCGTAGCAGCAGCAGTGGGGACCAATCAGATCACTCCCTAAACTCCCCTACCATCATCACACTGTGA
- the LOC139581268 gene encoding fos-related antigen 1-like isoform X1, translated as MYRNFGNLGRGGSDSGSTNTGSSAVSQGTSTSTTQQDQKFTVAGSSQFVPSLNAITSNQDLQWLVQPSFIGPPGPSRPPRPLYSPAAGMRSFNPSPSQPHLYRPGVIRAVARSGSTTRRRNDEHLSPEELERRRIRRERNKQAAAKCRNRRRELTDTLQIETDELEGKKSCLQKEIAELQKEKEKLELVLEAHRPICKIQDSDSDSDRSSELPSLGGIKIEPELPDLPGSSAKSQSRIEKPKPKITIPVRPVTSSASAVPMESESLHTPILISTPYLTPFTASLVFSYPSGSLDSSSTISSQALPTLSSSSQHGVAQQSRNPQPCSIAHRRSSSSGDQSDHSLNSPTIITL; from the exons ATGTATCGAAACTTTGGGAACTTGGGCCGAGGAGGCAGCGACTCTGGGTCCACCAACACCGGATCGAGTGCTGTATCCCAGGGCACCAGCACCTCAACTACTCAACAAGATCAG AAGTTCACTGTGGCAGGTAGCAGCCAGTTTGTCCCCAGTCTCAATGCCATCACTTCCAACCAAGACCTCCAGTGGTTGGTCCAGCCCTCCTTCATTGGTCCACCTGGCCCCTCGCGGCCTCCACGTCCTCTTTACTCACCTGCAGCAGGAATGAGGTCCTTCAACCCTTCACCTTCCCAACCACACCTCTACAGACCAGGGGTCATAAGGGCAGTGGCAAGATCCGGGAGCACAACCAGACGCAGGAACGATGAACAT TTGTCCCCAGAGGAGTTGGAGAGACGCAGAATAAGGAGGGAGCGGAACAAACAGGCAGCTGCCAAGTGTCGTAACCGTCGACGGGAGCTGACAGACACGCTGCAAATC GAGACAGATGAGTTGGAAGGTAAAAAGTCCTGTCTGCAGAAAGAGATTGCTGAACTACAGAAGGAGAAAGAAAAGCTAGAGTTGGTTCTAGAGGCCCACCGCCCCATTTGCAAGATCCAAGACTCTGACTCGGATTCTGACCGGAGCTCAGAGCTTCCCTCATTGGGAGGTATCAAAATTGAGCCTGAGCTTCCTGACCTACCAGGGAGCTCAGCAAAGAGCCAATCAAGGATAGAGAAGCCCAAACCCAAAATTACTATCCCTGTCCGTCCTGTGACCTCCTCTGCCTCTGCTGTCCCCATGGAATCTGAGTCCCTTCACACCCCAATTCTTATTTCTACTCCATATCTTACTCCTTTCACGGCTAGTCTGGTCTTCAGTTATCCCTCTGGCTCTCTAGACTCCAGTTCCACTATTTCATCCCAGGCTCTACCGACTCTGTCATCTTCCTCTCAACATGGTGTGGCCCAGCAGTCTCGAAACCCCCAGCCTTGTAGTATTGCCCATCGCCGTAGCAGCAGCAGTGGGGACCAATCAGATCACTCCCTAAACTCCCCTACCATCATCACACTGTGA